A single Pseudomonas sp. DC1.2 DNA region contains:
- a CDS encoding ATP-binding protein, which translates to MNSIFLRIYGGMCAALILVALLGVLALHLLNQVRSEQYREGLAHGTFSLMADNLQPMNQTERRRALLVWERLLGIPLALQTFAETDLDLTQRTRILRGQALVEQTGPHAAKVYRLVSDKEQLVLTGEVQQISEQLARATIYLLADELVRYPVAEQPQRLAQLKEDKGFGFDLRLVTIDQADMDEDQDRRVSEGDTVMALGKGGDSIRVFAGMVGTPWVLEMGPLYQMNPYPPQWLVLIAALGLTLIGLIVYLLVRQLERRLRGLEAAATRIAKGSLETRVPARGADSVGRLAQAFNGMAEHLQQLLAIQRELVRAVSHELRTPVARLRFGLEMIGSATTPQALEKYREGMDHDIEDLDKLVDEMLTYARLEQGSPALDFQRVDLDALVNQVIEELAPLRADVTVQCGVCLSAADCDDAWVEAEPRYLHRALQNLVGNAMRHAQSRVTVSYQVGQQRCRVDVEDDGPGVPEAAWEKIFTPFLRLDDSRTRASGGHGLGLSIVRRIVHWHDGRALISKSKSLGGACFSLSWPRHQEKR; encoded by the coding sequence TTGAACTCGATCTTCCTGCGCATCTACGGCGGGATGTGCGCGGCGCTGATTCTGGTGGCGTTGCTCGGCGTGCTGGCGCTGCACCTGCTCAATCAGGTGCGTAGCGAGCAATATCGCGAAGGCCTGGCCCACGGCACGTTCTCGTTGATGGCCGATAACCTGCAACCGATGAACCAGACCGAACGTCGCCGTGCGTTGTTGGTGTGGGAACGGTTGCTCGGTATTCCGCTCGCGCTGCAAACCTTTGCCGAGACGGATTTGGACCTCACCCAGCGCACTCGGATACTGCGCGGCCAGGCGCTGGTCGAGCAGACTGGTCCGCATGCCGCGAAGGTTTACCGACTGGTCAGTGACAAGGAACAGTTGGTGCTTACCGGGGAAGTCCAGCAAATCAGCGAACAGCTGGCTCGGGCGACGATTTACCTGTTGGCTGACGAGCTGGTGCGCTACCCGGTGGCCGAGCAACCTCAGCGGTTGGCGCAGTTAAAAGAGGACAAGGGGTTTGGTTTTGATCTGCGTCTGGTCACGATTGATCAGGCGGACATGGACGAGGATCAGGACCGTCGGGTGTCCGAAGGCGATACGGTCATGGCGTTGGGCAAGGGGGGCGATTCGATCAGGGTGTTTGCCGGCATGGTCGGTACGCCGTGGGTACTGGAGATGGGGCCGCTGTATCAGATGAATCCTTATCCGCCCCAATGGCTGGTGCTGATCGCCGCCCTGGGACTCACCCTGATTGGTCTGATCGTTTATCTGCTGGTGCGGCAACTGGAGCGCCGCTTGCGGGGGTTGGAAGCCGCCGCCACACGCATCGCCAAAGGTAGCCTGGAAACCCGCGTGCCGGCGCGCGGCGCTGACTCGGTGGGGCGCCTGGCCCAAGCGTTTAACGGCATGGCCGAGCACTTGCAACAGTTGCTGGCGATTCAGCGCGAACTGGTGCGCGCGGTCTCCCATGAACTGCGCACGCCGGTGGCGCGGTTGCGTTTTGGCTTGGAAATGATCGGTTCGGCCACCACGCCTCAGGCGCTGGAAAAGTACCGCGAAGGCATGGACCATGACATCGAGGACCTCGATAAGCTGGTGGACGAAATGCTCACCTATGCGCGCTTGGAACAGGGTTCGCCGGCGCTTGATTTTCAGCGGGTTGATCTCGATGCGTTGGTCAATCAAGTAATCGAAGAGTTGGCGCCCTTGCGTGCCGATGTCACGGTGCAATGTGGTGTGTGCCTGTCGGCCGCCGATTGCGACGACGCCTGGGTTGAAGCCGAACCGCGCTACTTGCACCGCGCGTTGCAGAATCTTGTCGGCAACGCCATGCGTCACGCCCAGTCCAGAGTGACCGTCAGTTACCAAGTGGGGCAGCAGCGCTGTCGGGTCGATGTTGAGGATGATGGGCCGGGGGTGCCGGAAGCCGCGTGGGAGAAAATTTTCACGCCGTTCCTGCGTCTGGATGACAGCCGGACCCGAGCGTCCGGTGGGCACGGGCTGGGGCTGTCCATTGTGCGGCGGATTGTCCATTGGCATGACGGACGGGCGTTGATCAGTAAGAGCAAAAGCCTGGGCGGGGCCTGTTTCAGCTTGAGTTGGCCGCGTCATCAGGAGAAACGCTGA
- a CDS encoding winged helix-turn-helix domain-containing protein — MEQEAWQVLIVEDDQRLAELTRDYLHVNGLRATIEGNGALAAARIIEEQPDLVILDLMLPGEDGLSICRKVRGRYDGPILMLTARTDDTDQILGLDLGADDYVCKPVRPRLLLARIQALLRRSESPEAIPEKRRRLQFGPLVVDNALREAWLQGNGIELTSAEFDLLWLLVANAGRILSREEIFTALRGIGYDGQDRSIDVRISRIRPKIGDDPEHPRLIKTIRSKGYLFVPEACAELTP, encoded by the coding sequence GTGGAGCAAGAAGCCTGGCAGGTATTGATTGTGGAAGACGATCAACGTCTGGCCGAACTGACCCGCGATTATCTGCACGTCAATGGTCTGCGGGCGACGATAGAAGGCAACGGGGCGCTGGCGGCAGCAAGGATCATCGAGGAGCAGCCTGACCTGGTAATTCTCGACCTGATGCTGCCGGGCGAAGACGGCCTGAGCATCTGCCGCAAGGTACGTGGTCGCTATGACGGCCCGATCCTGATGCTCACGGCGCGCACCGATGACACCGACCAGATCCTTGGTCTGGACCTGGGGGCCGACGACTATGTCTGCAAGCCGGTGCGGCCACGTCTGCTGCTGGCGCGCATCCAGGCTTTGTTGCGCCGAAGTGAATCCCCCGAGGCGATCCCGGAAAAACGCCGGCGTTTGCAGTTCGGCCCTTTGGTGGTGGACAACGCGTTGCGTGAGGCATGGCTGCAGGGCAACGGCATCGAGTTGACCAGCGCCGAGTTCGACCTTCTCTGGCTGCTGGTGGCTAATGCCGGGCGCATTCTGTCTCGCGAAGAAATCTTCACCGCGCTGCGTGGTATTGGCTATGACGGCCAAGACCGCTCTATCGACGTCCGCATCTCGCGTATTCGCCCCAAAATCGGTGACGACCCGGAGCACCCGCGACTGATCAAGACTATCCGCAGCAAAGGTTACCTGTTCGTTCCCGAAGCCTGCGCAGAACTGACCCCTTGA
- a CDS encoding ribonucleoside-diphosphate reductase subunit alpha yields the protein MQTDTTRENPQGTLPQAADSNSDLSATAPGQLRVIKRNGTVVPYTDDKITVAITKAFLAVEGGTAAASSRIHDTVARLTEQVTATFKRRMPSGGTIHIEEIQDQVELSLMRAGEQKVARDYVIYRDGRSKERATRAPAEEAVQAHPSIRITRADGTFAPLDMGRLNTIVTEACEGLEEVDGDLIQRETLKNLYDGVALTDVNTALVMTARTLVEREPNYSFVTARLLMDTLRAEGLSFLEVADSATHHEMVDLYAKALPSYIAKGIEFELLNPILATFDLEKLGKAINHERDQQFTYLGLQTLYDRYFIHKDGVRFELPQIFFMRVAMGLAIEEQNKEDRAIEFYNLLSSFDYMSSTPTLFNAGTLRPQLSSCYLTTVPDDLSGIYHAIHDNAMLSKFAGGLGNDWTPVRALGSYIKGTNGKSQGVVPFLKVVNDTAVAVNQGGKRKGAVCAYLETWHMDIEEFIELRKNTGDDRRRTHDMNTANWIPDLFMKRVFDDGPWTLFSPSEVPDLHDLTGKAFEERYEYYEALSQYPGKIKLFKTIQAKDLWRKMLSMLFETGHPWLTFKDPCNLRSPQQHVGVVHSSNLCTEITLNTNKDEIAVCNLGSINLPNHITNGKLDTAKLERTVNTAVRMLDNVIDINYYSVPQAKNSNFKHRPVGLGIMGFQDALYLQHIPYGSDAAVEFADKSMEAVSYFAIQASCDLADERGAYETFQGSLWSKGILPLDSQQILIEQRGQKYIDVDLNESLDWAPVRARVQKGIRNSNIMAIAPTATIANITGVSQSIEPTYQNLYVKSNLSGEFTVINPYLVRDLKARGLWDSVMINDLKYYDGSVQQIERIPQELKELYATAFEVDTKWIVDAASRRQKWIDQAQSLNLYIAGASGKKLDVTYRMAWYRGLKTTYYLRALAATSTEKSTINTGKLNAVSSGGNHGDDSVLAAPAGPAPVPKACAIDEPDCEACQ from the coding sequence ATGCAAACCGACACAACTCGCGAGAACCCGCAGGGCACCTTGCCGCAGGCCGCTGATTCGAATTCGGATCTGTCCGCCACTGCGCCAGGTCAACTGCGCGTGATCAAGCGTAACGGCACTGTCGTTCCTTACACCGATGACAAAATTACCGTCGCTATCACCAAAGCGTTTCTCGCAGTTGAGGGCGGCACCGCTGCCGCCTCGTCGCGAATCCACGACACCGTGGCGCGCCTGACCGAGCAGGTCACCGCGACCTTCAAGCGTCGCATGCCCTCGGGCGGCACTATCCACATCGAAGAAATCCAGGACCAGGTCGAACTGTCCCTGATGCGTGCCGGCGAGCAGAAAGTAGCCCGCGACTATGTGATTTACCGCGACGGCCGCTCAAAAGAACGCGCCACCCGCGCCCCGGCCGAAGAAGCGGTACAGGCTCACCCGTCGATCCGCATCACCCGCGCCGATGGCACCTTTGCGCCGTTGGACATGGGCCGCCTGAACACGATCGTCACCGAAGCGTGCGAAGGCCTGGAAGAAGTCGATGGCGACCTGATCCAGCGCGAAACCCTGAAAAACCTGTATGACGGCGTGGCCCTGACCGACGTCAACACCGCTCTGGTGATGACCGCCCGGACCCTGGTAGAGCGCGAGCCGAACTACTCGTTCGTCACCGCCCGCCTGCTGATGGATACCCTGCGTGCCGAAGGCCTGAGCTTCCTGGAAGTCGCCGACAGCGCCACTCACCACGAAATGGTCGACCTGTACGCCAAGGCCCTGCCTTCGTACATCGCCAAGGGTATCGAATTCGAATTGCTGAACCCGATCCTGGCCACCTTCGACCTGGAAAAACTCGGCAAGGCGATCAACCACGAGCGCGACCAGCAGTTCACTTACCTGGGCCTGCAAACCCTGTATGACCGTTACTTCATCCACAAGGATGGCGTGCGTTTCGAACTGCCGCAGATCTTCTTCATGCGCGTAGCCATGGGCCTGGCTATCGAAGAGCAGAACAAAGAAGACCGTGCAATCGAGTTCTACAACCTGTTGTCGTCTTTTGACTACATGTCGTCGACCCCAACACTGTTCAACGCTGGCACCCTGCGTCCACAGCTGTCGAGCTGCTACCTGACCACCGTACCGGATGACCTGTCGGGCATTTATCACGCGATCCACGACAATGCCATGTTGTCGAAATTTGCTGGCGGCCTGGGCAACGACTGGACGCCTGTCCGCGCATTGGGTTCGTACATCAAAGGCACCAACGGCAAATCCCAGGGCGTTGTTCCGTTCCTGAAAGTGGTGAACGACACCGCCGTCGCCGTCAACCAGGGTGGCAAGCGTAAAGGCGCTGTATGTGCCTACCTGGAAACCTGGCACATGGACATCGAAGAGTTCATCGAACTCCGCAAGAACACCGGTGATGATCGCCGTCGTACCCACGACATGAACACCGCCAATTGGATCCCTGACCTGTTCATGAAGCGTGTCTTCGATGACGGCCCGTGGACCCTGTTCTCGCCCTCCGAAGTACCCGACCTGCACGACCTGACTGGCAAGGCATTCGAAGAGCGTTACGAATACTACGAAGCCCTGTCCCAGTACCCAGGCAAGATCAAGCTGTTCAAGACCATTCAGGCCAAAGACCTGTGGCGCAAAATGCTGTCCATGCTGTTTGAAACCGGCCACCCTTGGCTGACCTTCAAAGACCCGTGCAACCTGCGTAGCCCGCAGCAGCACGTGGGCGTGGTTCACAGCTCGAACCTGTGCACCGAGATCACCTTGAACACCAACAAGGACGAGATCGCCGTTTGCAACCTGGGCTCGATCAACCTGCCGAACCACATCACCAACGGCAAGCTGGACACCGCTAAGCTGGAACGCACCGTGAACACCGCTGTTCGCATGCTCGATAACGTCATCGACATCAACTACTACTCGGTACCACAAGCGAAGAACTCCAACTTCAAGCACCGTCCGGTCGGTCTGGGCATCATGGGCTTCCAGGACGCGCTGTACCTGCAGCACATTCCTTATGGTTCCGACGCTGCCGTCGAGTTCGCCGACAAGTCGATGGAAGCGGTCAGCTACTTCGCGATTCAGGCTTCTTGCGACCTGGCCGACGAGCGCGGCGCCTACGAGACGTTCCAGGGTTCGCTGTGGTCCAAAGGCATTCTGCCGCTGGATTCGCAACAGATCCTGATCGAACAACGTGGACAGAAGTACATCGACGTTGACCTGAACGAATCCCTGGACTGGGCACCGGTTCGCGCCCGTGTACAGAAAGGCATTCGTAACTCCAACATCATGGCCATCGCACCGACCGCGACCATCGCCAACATCACTGGCGTCTCGCAGTCGATCGAACCGACCTACCAGAACCTCTATGTGAAATCGAACCTGTCGGGCGAATTCACCGTGATCAACCCGTACCTGGTTCGCGACCTCAAGGCTCGCGGCCTGTGGGACTCGGTCATGATCAACGACCTGAAGTATTACGACGGTTCGGTTCAGCAGATCGAGCGCATCCCGCAAGAACTCAAAGAGCTCTACGCCACTGCGTTCGAAGTGGACACCAAGTGGATCGTTGACGCAGCCAGCCGTCGTCAGAAGTGGATCGACCAGGCTCAATCGCTGAACCTGTACATCGCCGGCGCTTCGGGCAAGAAGCTGGACGTGACCTACCGCATGGCTTGGTACCGTGGCCTGAAAACCACTTACTACCTCCGTGCCCTGGCCGCGACCAGCACCGAGAAGTCGACCATCAACACCGGCAAGCTGAACGCTGTTTCCAGCGGCGGCAACCACGGTGACGATTCGGTCCTCGCTGCTCCTGCCGGTCCGGCGCCAGTGCCTAAAGCCTGCGCGATTGACGAGCCAGACTGCGAAGCTTGCCAATAA
- the flgE gene encoding flagellar hook protein FlgE, which translates to MSFNISLSGLYAANKQLDVTGNNIANVATTGFKSSRAEFADVYSATKLGSGSKTVGSGVNLVNVSQQFTQGDINNTGNVLDMGINGSGFFTLGNNGSTSYTRAGTFKVDKDGFITNTDYTSRLQGYGVDANGKVINGVLTDLKIDTSNLAPKSTSAVTSTINLNSTAAVIDDTVVAGQFDPNNTATYTKSFSTPIYDSQGNQHTMDQYLVKTGANTWKTYTLVDGRNPDATGSDPKVTPATASTLTFDSTGKLSQVSTPAPPGAPVISTDLKLSGWVPGTVTNGVWAANGASANAAGVTISLAKTTQYNADTARSIPTQDGYATGQITNLTIDGTGTLFANFSNNQSKAIGQVALASFTNEQGLQPIGGTAWKETFASGIPGYDAPKTGTLGAIVSNSLEQSNVNLTNELVDLIKAQGNYQANAKAISTQSTIMQTIIQMT; encoded by the coding sequence ATGTCTTTCAATATCAGCCTTAGCGGCCTCTATGCAGCCAACAAGCAACTGGATGTCACCGGTAACAACATCGCCAACGTGGCAACCACCGGTTTCAAATCCTCCCGCGCCGAATTTGCAGACGTCTACTCGGCGACCAAGCTTGGTAGCGGTAGCAAGACCGTCGGCAGCGGTGTGAACCTGGTGAACGTTTCTCAGCAGTTCACCCAAGGTGACATCAACAACACCGGTAACGTGCTGGACATGGGCATCAATGGCTCGGGCTTCTTCACCCTGGGCAATAACGGTTCGACGTCATACACGCGTGCCGGTACGTTCAAAGTCGATAAGGATGGTTTCATTACCAACACCGACTACACCTCCCGTTTGCAGGGTTACGGTGTGGACGCCAATGGCAAAGTGATCAACGGCGTATTGACCGATCTGAAAATCGACACCTCGAACCTGGCGCCGAAGTCTACCTCGGCTGTCACCTCGACGATCAACCTGAACTCGACTGCTGCTGTCATCGATGACACGGTCGTCGCTGGCCAGTTCGACCCGAACAACACGGCGACTTACACCAAGTCGTTCAGCACCCCGATTTATGACAGTCAGGGCAACCAGCACACCATGGATCAGTACCTGGTGAAAACGGGCGCCAACACCTGGAAGACCTACACCCTGGTCGATGGTCGTAACCCTGACGCCACCGGCAGCGATCCGAAAGTGACACCGGCAACGGCTTCTACGCTGACGTTCGATTCCACTGGCAAATTGAGTCAGGTCAGCACCCCGGCGCCACCCGGTGCGCCGGTTATCAGCACTGACTTGAAGCTGAGTGGCTGGGTGCCTGGCACCGTGACCAATGGTGTCTGGGCGGCTAACGGTGCCTCGGCCAATGCGGCCGGCGTGACCATCTCCCTCGCCAAAACCACGCAATACAACGCTGATACCGCTCGTTCGATTCCGACTCAGGACGGTTACGCCACTGGCCAGATCACTAACCTGACGATCGACGGCACCGGTACGCTGTTTGCAAACTTCAGCAACAACCAGAGCAAGGCCATCGGCCAGGTTGCGTTGGCGAGCTTCACCAACGAACAAGGTCTGCAGCCAATTGGCGGCACCGCATGGAAAGAAACGTTTGCCTCGGGTATCCCTGGCTACGATGCGCCGAAGACCGGTACGTTGGGCGCTATCGTTTCCAACTCCCTGGAACAGTCCAACGTCAACCTGACCAACGAACTGGTCGACTTGATCAAGGCGCAAGGTAACTATCAGGCCAACGCCAAAGCTATCTCGACTCAAAGCACCATCATGCAAACCATCATTCAGATGACCTGA
- the flgD gene encoding flagellar hook assembly protein FlgD has product MSITDSTSSLSLTDILANSSVKKTASTTNGLAAATSSATGSQTLGKDAFLQLLVTQLKNQNPLSPQDNGAFVAQLAQFSSLEGITSLNTTVSSLAGNYNSSQALQASSLVGRSVIAQTSTAQVDDPTKGLTGSVSLSSSIASGAGTVTVTDASGKVIRSIDLGSQPAGSASFKWDGKDSAGTTVPAGTYTFKANALINGTATDLATYLPATVNSVTISQTGGELMLNLAGMGSVALSKVQTIGI; this is encoded by the coding sequence ATGAGTATTACCGATTCCACCAGCAGCCTGAGTCTTACCGACATCCTGGCGAACTCTTCGGTCAAGAAGACTGCTTCGACGACCAACGGGCTCGCGGCAGCCACCAGCAGCGCCACTGGTAGCCAGACTTTGGGCAAGGATGCGTTCTTGCAGTTGCTGGTCACTCAGCTCAAGAACCAGAATCCGCTCTCACCACAGGACAACGGTGCGTTCGTGGCGCAGCTGGCTCAGTTCAGCAGCCTTGAAGGGATCACCTCGCTCAACACTACCGTGAGCTCCCTGGCCGGTAACTACAACTCTTCGCAGGCTTTGCAGGCTTCTTCGCTGGTTGGTCGTTCAGTGATTGCGCAAACCAGCACCGCTCAGGTCGATGACCCAACCAAGGGCCTGACCGGCTCGGTCAGTTTGTCGTCGTCTATCGCCAGCGGCGCCGGTACCGTCACCGTGACCGATGCCAGCGGCAAGGTGATCAGAAGCATCGACCTCGGCAGCCAGCCCGCAGGCAGCGCCAGCTTCAAATGGGATGGTAAGGACAGCGCGGGCACCACGGTCCCGGCAGGTACTTACACCTTCAAGGCCAATGCGCTGATCAATGGCACGGCGACCGATCTCGCGACTTATCTGCCGGCAACGGTCAACAGCGTAACGATCAGTCAGACTGGCGGCGAGTTGATGCTCAACCTCGCTGGCATGGGCTCTGTAGCCCTGTCAAAAGTTCAAACTATTGGTATATAG
- the flgC gene encoding flagellar basal body rod protein FlgC has translation MSLASVFNIAGSGMSAQTTRLNTVASNIANAETVSSSIDQTYRARHPVFATMFQGGQSGGSDSLFQSQDAAGQGVQVLGVVEDQSNLEARYEPNHPAADAKGYVYYPNVNVVEEMADMISASRSFQTNAEMMNTAKTMMQKVLTLGQ, from the coding sequence ATGTCTCTTGCCAGTGTTTTCAACATTGCCGGTAGCGGCATGAGTGCTCAGACCACTCGCCTGAACACCGTCGCCAGTAACATTGCCAACGCCGAGACCGTTTCGTCGAGCATCGACCAGACCTACCGCGCCCGTCACCCAGTGTTCGCCACCATGTTTCAGGGGGGGCAGAGCGGCGGCAGTGATTCGCTGTTCCAGAGCCAGGACGCGGCGGGACAAGGCGTGCAAGTGTTGGGCGTGGTCGAAGACCAGAGCAACCTTGAGGCGCGTTACGAGCCCAACCATCCGGCGGCTGACGCCAAGGGTTATGTCTACTACCCGAACGTCAACGTCGTCGAAGAAATGGCCGACATGATTTCCGCGAGTCGTTCGTTTCAGACCAACGCCGAAATGATGAACACCGCCAAAACCATGATGCAGAAGGTCCTGACCCTCGGTCAGTGA
- the flgB gene encoding flagellar basal body rod protein FlgB — protein MSISFDKALGIHEQALGFRAQRAEVLANNIANADTPNYKARDLDFSKVLAAQNEKTKGGTFALNMTNSRHIEAQGLGDGDESLLYRTPMQPSIDQNTVDAQLEQSNYAENAIGFQASFTLLNSKFKGLVSALRGE, from the coding sequence ATGAGCATCAGCTTCGATAAAGCGCTCGGTATCCACGAGCAAGCCCTGGGCTTTCGCGCTCAGCGTGCCGAAGTCCTGGCCAATAACATTGCCAACGCCGATACCCCGAACTACAAGGCTCGGGATCTGGACTTCTCCAAAGTGCTTGCTGCACAAAACGAGAAAACCAAGGGCGGGACGTTTGCCTTGAACATGACCAACAGCCGTCATATTGAAGCGCAAGGCCTGGGCGATGGCGACGAGTCGCTGCTCTATCGCACGCCGATGCAACCGTCGATCGACCAGAACACCGTGGATGCTCAACTGGAACAGTCCAATTACGCGGAAAACGCGATTGGTTTCCAGGCCAGTTTCACCCTGCTCAACAGCAAATTCAAAGGGCTGGTTTCAGCCCTGCGTGGAGAGTAA
- the cheR gene encoding protein-glutamate O-methyltransferase CheR, whose product MSTGNLDFEQFRVFLEKACGILLGENKQYLVSSRLNKLMEQQGIKSLGELVQRIQTQPRSGLREMVVDAMTTNETLWFRDTYPFEVLKNKVLPEAIKAAPGQRLRIWSAACSSGQEPYSLSMSIDEFERVNLGQLKMGVQIVATDLSGTMLTNCKTGEYDSLAIGRGLSPERLQRYFDPKGPGRWAIKAPIKSRVEFRSFNLLDSYAALGKFDIVFCRNVLIYFSAEVKKDILLRIHSTLKPGGYLFLGASEALNGLPDHYQMVQCSPGIIYQAK is encoded by the coding sequence TTGTCTACGGGTAATTTGGATTTTGAACAGTTCCGGGTCTTCCTGGAAAAAGCCTGTGGCATTTTGCTCGGTGAAAACAAGCAGTACCTGGTCTCGAGCCGTCTCAACAAACTGATGGAGCAGCAGGGCATCAAATCCTTGGGTGAGCTGGTTCAGCGCATCCAGACCCAGCCGCGCAGCGGTTTGCGCGAAATGGTGGTGGATGCCATGACGACGAACGAAACCCTTTGGTTTCGTGACACCTATCCGTTTGAAGTCTTGAAGAACAAGGTGCTGCCCGAAGCGATCAAGGCCGCTCCCGGGCAACGTCTGCGAATCTGGTCGGCGGCCTGCTCGTCTGGGCAGGAACCGTACTCGCTGTCGATGTCCATCGACGAGTTCGAGCGGGTCAACCTGGGCCAACTGAAGATGGGTGTGCAAATCGTTGCCACCGATCTGTCTGGCACCATGCTGACCAACTGCAAGACCGGGGAGTACGACAGTCTGGCAATTGGTCGTGGCTTGTCGCCCGAGCGTTTACAGCGTTACTTCGACCCTAAAGGTCCGGGGCGCTGGGCGATCAAGGCGCCGATCAAGAGTCGCGTGGAGTTTCGCTCGTTCAACCTGCTCGACAGCTACGCCGCGCTGGGCAAGTTCGACATCGTGTTCTGCCGCAACGTGCTGATCTACTTCTCCGCCGAGGTGAAGAAGGACATCCTGTTACGGATCCACAGCACATTGAAGCCGGGCGGCTACTTGTTCCTTGGCGCTTCGGAAGCGCTAAACGGCCTGCCGGATCATTACCAGATGGTTCAATGCAGCCCAGGGATCATTTACCAGGCGAAGTAA
- a CDS encoding chemotaxis protein CheV: MAGVMDSVNQRTQLVGQNRLELLLFRLDGQQLYGINVFKVREVLQCPKLTLMPKSSPVVCGVASIRGATIPILDLAMATGAGRLLDQSNPFVIITEYNTKTQGFLVRSVERIVNMNWEEIHPPPKGTGRDHYLTAVTRVDNQLVEIIDVEKVLAEVAPTPEAISVGVVDVETQHKALSLRVLTVDDSSVARKQVTRCLQTIGVEVVALNDGRQALEYLRKLVEEGKKPEEEFLMMISDIEMPEMDGYTLTAEIRSDPRMQKLHIILHTSLSGVFNQAMVKKVGADDFLAKFRPDDLASRVVDRIKAADIS, encoded by the coding sequence ATGGCTGGTGTAATGGATTCGGTAAACCAGCGCACGCAACTGGTAGGGCAGAATCGCCTTGAGCTGTTGTTGTTCCGTCTTGACGGCCAGCAGCTGTATGGGATCAACGTGTTCAAGGTTCGCGAGGTGCTGCAATGCCCCAAGCTGACTCTGATGCCCAAGTCCAGTCCTGTCGTGTGCGGTGTAGCAAGTATTCGGGGTGCAACCATCCCGATTCTCGATCTGGCGATGGCGACCGGTGCCGGTCGGTTGCTCGATCAAAGCAATCCCTTCGTGATCATTACGGAGTACAACACCAAGACTCAGGGTTTCCTGGTCCGGTCGGTGGAGCGCATCGTCAACATGAACTGGGAGGAGATCCATCCACCTCCCAAGGGCACGGGACGCGATCACTACCTCACGGCTGTGACTCGGGTCGACAATCAGTTAGTCGAAATCATTGATGTCGAGAAAGTGTTGGCGGAAGTAGCACCGACACCGGAAGCCATTTCGGTCGGCGTGGTGGATGTCGAAACCCAGCACAAGGCGCTTTCGCTGCGTGTGCTGACGGTCGATGATTCGTCGGTGGCGCGCAAACAGGTGACGCGTTGCCTGCAAACGATCGGCGTTGAAGTGGTCGCGTTGAACGACGGAAGGCAGGCGTTGGAGTACCTTCGCAAGCTGGTCGAAGAGGGCAAGAAGCCCGAAGAAGAGTTCTTGATGATGATTTCCGACATCGAGATGCCGGAGATGGACGGTTACACCCTGACGGCCGAGATTCGCAGCGATCCACGGATGCAAAAGTTACATATCATCCTGCACACTTCGTTGTCGGGTGTATTCAATCAGGCGATGGTCAAGAAAGTCGGTGCCGATGACTTCCTGGCCAAATTCCGTCCTGATGACCTGGCATCCCGGGTAGTCGACCGGATCAAAGCAGCAGACATCAGCTAA